In Paenibacillus sp. FSL R7-0345, a single window of DNA contains:
- a CDS encoding beta-galactosidase gives MASSFQLSGEWFDTGSHAQLTLSPSGGFRLQTSPQGGGVELQPGKVDTAKWKACRYVNAEVYHECHDILVLLFRFRDRHNREITYHLGILPGVRTVICLPLEHLSGEKLFLPRYPGVMQTVLRGDARVDQDQITGFSIATIPSAAERSVDILGLCLSSEEPDFQYVNQPYVDELGQLKGREWPGKTADAAELVSRLRAERQRAAEWAETEGADHSAGSLSRYGGWKKLRFTATGYFRTASDGRNWWFVDPEGYALFSTGMDCVGPSSPMRVTGMEHLLPQLPGQDGAYQDAWSQEGREFSFGIANLITAFGPQWRDAWTELTEYRLRQGGFNTIGNWSDSRFIAASDLPYVYPLSGFPETAQRIFRDFPDVFSPEYERNAQQFAEQLLPLREERRMVGYFMRNEPHWAFVDGLNLTQLMLSSATRFASKEQFIQWLNEKYGTVDELNAAWNSCYTGYDELYNPDDTKPLADSVRAADYGLFNRLLIRRYVELPARACREAAPNHLNLGMRYAWVNSDEVLEGCEWFDVFSLNCYQFAPDREQIEQISGRLGKPVMIGEYHFGGADSGMLAYGIRAVATQEERGGAYRYFVEQSAAIPQLIGVHYFQWNDQPVLGRFDGENYQIGAADVCNSLYEPFMQGAEQAHKQMYKVRTGTAEPYHELPAEIPRTGF, from the coding sequence ATGGCATCATCCTTCCAGCTGTCTGGGGAATGGTTCGACACCGGCTCTCATGCACAGCTTACGCTTAGCCCCTCCGGGGGCTTCCGGCTGCAGACGTCACCTCAGGGCGGCGGAGTAGAATTGCAGCCAGGCAAGGTAGATACTGCTAAATGGAAGGCCTGCCGTTACGTGAATGCGGAGGTGTACCATGAATGCCATGATATCCTGGTGCTGCTGTTCCGTTTCCGTGATCGGCATAACCGGGAGATTACTTATCATCTGGGCATCCTGCCGGGCGTAAGAACCGTAATCTGCCTGCCACTGGAGCATTTGAGCGGTGAAAAGCTGTTCCTGCCGCGTTATCCCGGTGTGATGCAGACGGTGCTGCGTGGTGATGCCAGGGTCGACCAGGATCAGATAACCGGCTTTTCTATTGCCACTATTCCATCGGCTGCGGAGAGAAGTGTCGATATACTGGGCTTATGCCTAAGCTCGGAGGAACCGGATTTCCAGTATGTCAATCAGCCTTATGTGGATGAGCTGGGACAGCTGAAGGGAAGAGAGTGGCCGGGTAAAACGGCAGATGCTGCAGAGTTAGTCAGCCGGCTCCGGGCTGAGCGGCAGCGGGCGGCAGAATGGGCAGAGACGGAAGGAGCAGATCACAGCGCCGGCTCCCTCAGCCGTTACGGAGGCTGGAAGAAGCTGAGATTTACAGCGACCGGTTATTTCCGCACAGCGTCCGACGGCCGGAACTGGTGGTTTGTTGATCCGGAAGGTTATGCACTGTTCAGTACCGGAATGGATTGTGTCGGCCCTTCCTCGCCAATGCGTGTAACCGGTATGGAGCATCTTCTCCCGCAACTGCCCGGGCAGGATGGGGCTTATCAAGATGCCTGGTCACAGGAGGGCCGTGAATTCAGCTTCGGGATAGCGAACCTGATCACAGCATTCGGCCCGCAGTGGAGGGACGCCTGGACAGAGCTGACCGAATACCGGCTGCGGCAGGGCGGGTTCAATACCATCGGGAACTGGTCGGACAGCAGGTTCATCGCGGCCTCGGACCTGCCGTATGTGTATCCGCTGAGCGGGTTCCCGGAGACGGCGCAGCGGATCTTCCGCGATTTTCCGGATGTGTTCAGTCCGGAATACGAGCGGAATGCACAGCAGTTTGCGGAGCAATTGCTTCCGCTGCGGGAAGAGCGGCGGATGGTCGGGTATTTCATGCGCAACGAGCCGCATTGGGCGTTCGTGGACGGTCTGAACCTGACGCAGCTGATGCTGTCTTCAGCGACCCGCTTTGCCAGCAAAGAGCAATTCATCCAGTGGCTGAATGAAAAGTACGGTACAGTGGATGAATTAAACGCAGCCTGGAACAGCTGTTATACCGGCTATGATGAGCTGTACAATCCGGATGATACGAAGCCCCTGGCTGATTCGGTAAGAGCAGCTGATTATGGACTGTTTAACCGGCTGCTGATCCGGCGGTATGTGGAGCTGCCGGCCCGTGCCTGCCGGGAGGCAGCCCCCAATCACCTGAATCTCGGTATGCGTTATGCCTGGGTAAACAGCGACGAGGTATTGGAGGGCTGCGAATGGTTTGATGTATTCTCGCTGAACTGCTACCAGTTTGCTCCCGACCGGGAGCAGATTGAACAGATCAGCGGCCGCCTCGGCAAGCCTGTTATGATCGGCGAATACCATTTCGGCGGCGCAGACAGCGGAATGCTGGCTTACGGTATCCGTGCGGTGGCTACCCAGGAGGAGCGCGGCGGAGCATACCGTTATTTTGTGGAGCAGTCTGCTGCCATCCCGCAGCTGATCGGCGTTCATTATTTCCAGTGGAACGACCAGCCGGTGCTGGGACGTTTTGACGGGGAGAATTATCAGATCGGAGCAGCTGATGTCTGCAACAGTCTGTATGAGCCTTTTATGCAGGGGGCTGAACAGGCGCACAAGCAGATGTATAAGGTGAGGACCGGCACAGCTGAACCCTATCATGAGCTTCCGGCAGAGATTCCGCGAACCGGATTTTAA
- a CDS encoding carbohydrate ABC transporter permease yields MYHKSKGYKIFSFFNYICLILIALSCFLPMLHLLAQSLSSKSAINGNLVSFWPVDFNMDAYAKTFRNTNFTGSMQISVFRTVLGTLISMFVITTAGYALSKDFRGRNVLMWIFIFTMLFSGGLIPSYILVTKLGFKDTIWSLVLPGAFGAYNLILIMNFFKTIPKALEEAAFIDGASFFVIFRKIYLPLSLPGLATVGLFIMVGHWNAWFDGILYMSSTENYPLASFLQTVVVQGSAQSMALSQSEAAALSEQSIKAAQIFISTLPIILVYPFLQKYFVKGIVLGAVKE; encoded by the coding sequence GTGTATCATAAGTCCAAGGGATATAAGATTTTTTCGTTCTTCAACTATATATGTCTGATTCTGATTGCGTTATCATGCTTCCTGCCGATGCTCCATCTGCTCGCCCAGTCGCTTAGCAGCAAATCTGCGATCAACGGCAATCTGGTGTCCTTCTGGCCGGTGGACTTCAATATGGACGCCTACGCCAAAACCTTCAGGAACACCAACTTTACCGGCTCGATGCAGATTTCTGTATTCCGGACGGTACTGGGAACCTTGATCAGCATGTTTGTCATTACGACGGCCGGCTATGCCTTATCCAAGGATTTCCGCGGGCGGAATGTGCTGATGTGGATTTTTATCTTCACCATGCTGTTCTCAGGAGGCTTGATTCCGTCCTATATCCTGGTTACGAAGCTGGGCTTTAAGGACACGATCTGGTCGCTGGTGCTGCCCGGAGCTTTTGGTGCTTACAACCTGATTCTGATTATGAATTTCTTCAAAACGATTCCGAAGGCGCTGGAGGAAGCAGCGTTTATCGACGGTGCCTCATTCTTTGTTATTTTCCGCAAAATCTATCTGCCGCTCTCCCTTCCCGGACTGGCAACGGTAGGCTTGTTCATTATGGTCGGCCACTGGAACGCCTGGTTTGACGGAATTCTCTATATGTCGAGTACCGAGAACTACCCGCTGGCTTCCTTTTTGCAGACGGTTGTGGTGCAGGGCTCAGCCCAGAGCATGGCGCTCAGCCAGTCGGAAGCGGCGGCATTATCGGAGCAGAGCATCAAGGCAGCGCAGATCTTTATCAGCACCTTGCCGATTATCCTCGTCTATCCATTTTTGCAGAAGTATTTCGTAAAAGGGATTGTACTGGGTGCAGTCAAGGAATAG
- a CDS encoding ABC transporter permease subunit yields the protein MQPLKTDIRKKGKDPWSKELKKSWPLYVLCIPALVCVLIFAYGPMVGLVMAFQDYKPWLGISGSAWIGWDNFARIFQYKEATQAITNTLIIAVIKIVVGIVVPIIMAILLSEIRNMGIKKSIQTLVYLPHFLSWVTVAGIMIDLLGLDGGINHMLTQVFGIQPVYFLGDPVLFRPTVIISDLWKNFGFGMIVYLAVITGIDPSYYEAAEIDGASRWQQIRHVTLPSMLPMIIVIATLSLGNILDAGFDQIFNLYNPLVYSTGDIIDTYVYRSSLLNGQYGFGTAVGLFKSGISFVLIVISYRIAYKVANYKIF from the coding sequence GTGCAGCCGCTCAAGACTGACATCCGGAAAAAAGGAAAAGATCCCTGGAGCAAGGAACTGAAAAAAAGCTGGCCGTTGTATGTACTCTGTATCCCGGCACTTGTGTGTGTCCTCATTTTTGCCTACGGGCCGATGGTCGGACTGGTGATGGCTTTTCAGGATTATAAGCCCTGGCTGGGTATTTCCGGCTCTGCCTGGATCGGCTGGGACAACTTCGCGAGAATCTTTCAGTACAAGGAAGCCACTCAGGCTATTACGAACACGCTGATTATCGCGGTAATCAAAATCGTTGTCGGGATTGTCGTGCCGATCATCATGGCTATCCTGTTAAGCGAAATCCGCAATATGGGCATCAAAAAAAGCATTCAGACGCTCGTGTATCTGCCGCATTTCTTGTCATGGGTAACGGTGGCCGGCATTATGATTGATCTTCTGGGACTCGACGGCGGCATTAACCATATGCTGACCCAGGTGTTCGGAATCCAGCCGGTCTATTTTCTGGGCGATCCGGTCCTGTTCAGACCAACGGTCATTATCAGTGATCTGTGGAAAAACTTCGGCTTCGGCATGATTGTCTACCTGGCCGTTATTACCGGAATCGATCCGTCTTATTATGAGGCTGCCGAGATAGACGGCGCTTCCCGCTGGCAGCAGATCAGACATGTTACGCTGCCGAGCATGCTGCCGATGATCATTGTTATTGCCACACTGAGTCTGGGCAATATTCTCGATGCAGGCTTTGACCAGATCTTTAACCTCTACAACCCGCTGGTGTACAGTACGGGGGATATTATCGATACTTACGTGTACAGGTCTTCCCTGTTGAACGGCCAATACGGGTTTGGTACAGCAGTCGGGCTGTTCAAATCAGGCATCAGTTTTGTCCTGATCGTTATTTCATATCGTATTGCCTACAAGGTGGCCAACTACAAAATATTCTAG
- a CDS encoding histidine kinase: MIKKVNMKRFIYFFIFFLLLTLGLFYIMNTLSSRTLQESLVNASKNQLAYAEEIIDGAISEASMYGIQYTADNDVRFYQNRKLELSNYDAQMNKNEISGRLADQLFSSLAVESIGIYWKQDGTFIQTGHDSLAKLPFEQVTERGWQTYNNSLYYFSVYPYIHQPKNPANIEYIVGVKLKKEYLTGLLGKAVNGDSSNAFFLVNDSLVISSKPVDSRIEEKARATVTPDPQQILKFDYHTGEDDYYVLSKYIEPIDTYLVTYTRMSDFLNPLNRNQQVFAASIIVILIIGLTVILMFYRNFYRNVHLLGKKFHQVEQGNYSTRISENPVNEFYTLFKSFNHMVLRTQNLFASLKIETELRRDAEVKQLQAQINPHFLYNSLFFIMSMAKSSPEAVMQMSKHLAEYYRYLTKLDRHDATLASELQLAGHFLSIMSLCKELHYEISLPPELGEHRIMPLIIQPIVENAIQHGIEELQGAHRVAIEVKALDEGALIIVADDGKGLTPDQLELLAARVGSEAPPEGSRGIGLWNIHQRLKNAYGELSGLRFFTNDWGGLSVMAYIDFSLDEGGDYEITDCG, from the coding sequence ATGATAAAAAAGGTGAATATGAAACGGTTCATCTACTTCTTCATTTTTTTCCTGCTGCTTACACTGGGGCTGTTCTATATCATGAATACCCTTAGCTCACGAACGCTTCAGGAGAGTCTGGTCAACGCCTCCAAGAACCAGCTGGCTTATGCGGAGGAAATCATAGACGGGGCGATCTCCGAGGCAAGTATGTACGGAATCCAATATACCGCCGACAACGATGTTCGGTTCTATCAGAACCGCAAGCTGGAATTAAGCAACTATGACGCCCAGATGAACAAAAATGAAATTTCCGGCCGGTTAGCGGATCAGCTCTTCTCCAGCCTTGCGGTAGAGTCGATCGGGATTTACTGGAAGCAGGACGGCACCTTCATTCAAACCGGACATGATTCGCTGGCGAAGCTCCCTTTTGAACAGGTAACGGAGCGCGGCTGGCAGACTTATAATAATAGCCTGTACTACTTTTCGGTCTACCCTTACATCCACCAGCCCAAAAATCCGGCAAATATAGAGTACATCGTCGGCGTGAAGCTTAAGAAGGAGTATCTGACCGGACTGCTGGGCAAAGCGGTTAACGGCGACAGCTCCAACGCTTTTTTCCTGGTGAATGACAGCCTCGTCATTAGCAGTAAGCCGGTAGACAGCCGGATCGAGGAAAAAGCGCGGGCGACCGTTACCCCCGATCCGCAGCAAATTCTGAAATTCGATTATCATACCGGCGAGGACGACTATTATGTGCTGTCCAAATACATAGAGCCTATTGATACTTACCTGGTGACGTATACACGGATGAGTGATTTCCTGAATCCGCTGAACCGCAACCAGCAGGTGTTCGCAGCCAGTATTATCGTCATCCTGATCATCGGCCTGACCGTCATTCTGATGTTCTACCGTAATTTCTACCGGAATGTGCATCTGCTCGGCAAAAAATTCCACCAGGTGGAGCAGGGTAACTACAGCACGCGGATCAGCGAGAACCCGGTCAACGAATTTTATACCTTGTTCAAAAGCTTCAACCATATGGTACTCAGAACCCAGAACCTGTTCGCCTCACTCAAAATCGAAACCGAGCTGCGCAGGGATGCCGAGGTAAAGCAGCTGCAGGCCCAGATCAATCCGCATTTTCTGTATAACAGCCTGTTCTTTATCATGTCGATGGCAAAATCCTCACCGGAAGCCGTCATGCAGATGAGCAAGCACCTGGCGGAATATTACCGCTACCTGACCAAGCTTGACCGCCATGATGCCACGCTGGCCTCCGAGCTGCAGCTTGCCGGCCATTTCCTGTCAATTATGTCTCTCTGTAAAGAGCTGCATTATGAGATTAGCCTGCCGCCCGAGCTCGGGGAGCACCGCATTATGCCGCTGATTATCCAGCCGATTGTGGAAAATGCAATCCAGCACGGCATTGAGGAGCTGCAGGGCGCCCACCGTGTCGCAATCGAGGTAAAAGCACTCGATGAAGGGGCACTGATCATTGTTGCGGATGACGGGAAAGGACTTACGCCGGATCAGCTTGAGCTGCTGGCGGCCCGTGTGGGTAGTGAGGCTCCTCCCGAGGGCTCCCGGGGCATTGGCCTGTGGAATATTCATCAGCGGCTCAAAAATGCCTATGGCGAATTAAGCGGCCTGCGGTTCTTCACCAATGACTGGGGCGGACTGTCCGTTATGGCCTACATCGATTTCTCACTGGATGAAGGAGGAGATTATGAAATTACTGATTGTGGATGA
- a CDS encoding response regulator, producing MKLLIVDDGHYIVEYLKHLLDWKKFGVQQVVTSTNSLEARHLLSQNDVDILITDIRMPEVSGLDLLEHISGQLLKTKVVFLSGYSQFDYAQKAIRLGALDYLLKPVDKEDMEKAMQQVLKNIDEQQRKQQPVQAEFDGLGFLLSVIGGAAPAKGDNEFAACDAVQQLKERYCFFQLTDAKGSEEVTLRNHDCASEGFIWTAGPSVTGLLRVSGAGPLAAEIENISFSESFEFADKNTVRHIFCRFYYREEPDAGDCTLLQNCTAHPKRENVDWEAARKNILRSYAKLQTRKQQILYLLDFIQLLYFTSGRLQQSEVAGWIFKELAEPDDALESVLLCVTRLERSPKLTNSHIVRTIQAYITGHIGDGLSLDDLGKIVHLHPVYLSKVYKQETGENLSGFIAAKRLEKASQLLRESNLHVIDISQLVGYKKPQYFIKLFKEQYGITPYQYRRQQIQ from the coding sequence ATGAAATTACTGATTGTGGATGACGGGCATTATATCGTTGAATATCTGAAGCATCTGCTGGACTGGAAAAAATTCGGCGTACAGCAGGTTGTAACCTCCACCAATTCGCTGGAAGCCAGACATTTGCTTAGCCAAAATGACGTTGATATTCTGATTACCGATATCCGGATGCCTGAGGTATCCGGTCTTGATCTGCTGGAGCACATCAGCGGGCAGCTGCTGAAGACCAAGGTGGTCTTCCTCTCCGGTTATTCACAGTTTGATTACGCCCAAAAGGCGATCCGGCTGGGCGCCTTGGATTATCTGCTTAAGCCTGTAGATAAAGAGGATATGGAAAAAGCCATGCAGCAGGTGCTTAAAAATATTGACGAGCAGCAGCGGAAACAGCAGCCGGTGCAGGCGGAATTTGACGGTCTGGGCTTTCTGCTGTCTGTTATCGGCGGTGCTGCTCCCGCAAAGGGCGACAATGAATTTGCTGCCTGTGATGCTGTGCAGCAGCTGAAGGAACGCTACTGCTTCTTTCAGCTTACAGACGCGAAGGGGTCAGAAGAAGTCACGTTAAGGAATCACGACTGTGCTTCAGAAGGATTCATCTGGACAGCCGGCCCGTCCGTTACCGGCCTGCTCCGGGTATCCGGTGCCGGCCCGCTTGCTGCTGAAATAGAGAATATCTCCTTCTCTGAGAGCTTTGAATTTGCGGACAAGAATACTGTCCGGCATATCTTCTGCCGGTTTTATTACCGGGAGGAGCCGGATGCCGGGGATTGTACGCTGCTGCAGAACTGCACTGCCCATCCGAAACGGGAGAATGTGGACTGGGAAGCCGCCCGGAAAAACATCCTCCGAAGCTACGCCAAGCTGCAAACCAGAAAGCAGCAGATTCTCTATCTGCTTGATTTCATCCAGCTGCTGTACTTCACGTCCGGCCGGCTGCAGCAGTCTGAGGTGGCCGGCTGGATCTTCAAAGAGCTGGCTGAGCCCGATGATGCACTCGAGTCCGTGCTGCTCTGTGTCACCCGGCTGGAGCGCAGCCCCAAATTAACAAACAGCCATATTGTCCGTACTATTCAGGCTTATATTACCGGACATATCGGTGATGGTTTGAGCCTGGATGATCTGGGTAAAATTGTACATCTCCATCCGGTTTATCTGTCAAAGGTATATAAGCAGGAGACCGGCGAGAACCTGTCGGGCTTCATTGCCGCCAAGCGGCTGGAGAAGGCATCGCAGCTGCTGCGGGAATCCAATCTGCATGTGATTGATATCTCCCAGCTGGTCGGCTACAAGAAGCCGCAGTATTTCATCAAGCTGTTCAAGGAACAGTACGGAATTACCCCTTATCAATACCGCAGACAGCAAATCCAATAA
- a CDS encoding cupin domain-containing protein, producing the protein MKPFEQPVAGAGGAIETFTLPQDGLLPNNPALPVIVYTGALRDHPERTEQIFNDNGWLNSWQNGVFSYHHYHSNAHEVLGVMSGTASLQLGGDAGRTLAVSAGDVLVLPAGTAHKLLHSSGGFLVAGAYPGGADYNTRLAEPDDLAAALQEIAEVPLPGSDPVYGTAGPLLEAWGAGG; encoded by the coding sequence ATGAAGCCGTTTGAACAGCCGGTAGCCGGAGCCGGGGGAGCCATCGAAACCTTCACTCTCCCGCAGGACGGCCTGCTGCCGAACAACCCGGCACTGCCGGTCATTGTGTATACAGGTGCTCTGCGGGACCATCCGGAACGCACCGAGCAGATCTTCAATGACAACGGCTGGCTGAACAGCTGGCAGAACGGCGTGTTCAGCTATCACCACTATCACAGCAACGCGCACGAGGTGCTTGGCGTGATGTCCGGGACCGCCAGCCTGCAGCTTGGCGGCGATGCCGGCCGGACGCTTGCGGTGTCGGCCGGAGATGTGCTCGTGCTGCCGGCCGGAACGGCGCACAAGCTGCTGCACAGCTCCGGCGGCTTCCTAGTCGCCGGCGCTTATCCCGGCGGGGCGGACTACAACACCCGGCTGGCCGAGCCTGACGACCTGGCGGCTGCACTGCAAGAGATCGCGGAGGTTCCGCTGCCGGGTAGTGATCCGGTGTACGGTACAGCTGGGCCGCTGCTGGAGGCTTGGGGTGCGGGCGGCTAA
- a CDS encoding class I SAM-dependent methyltransferase codes for MINHLFDAQVWEQAWKEDPKSYINLTRKAGVDPTRSFDSKAHTFNEEVFSEGGRQRAERIIGWMEGQGVDFNGLTVLDIGAASGGFSVPFAERGAKVTAVEPNALLADLFEANKARVSEGKAEIALVREAFEDIDLAAKGWEQAFDLVFVSMCPAVSDWAGAERVISCARQYCYISTSAGSRRHSLLNEVLPLFTGEAAPLAEASEMAYLLNLLYLKDYAFESIVTKEMKSAEYTVEAAIDEVLQLLKHHRLTDSDATGKIVSDYMNATYPEGTVTVQQGGRFGKVLIRLRDENMYSRTK; via the coding sequence ATGATTAATCATTTATTTGACGCACAGGTATGGGAGCAGGCATGGAAGGAAGACCCGAAATCCTACATCAATTTGACAAGAAAGGCTGGCGTGGACCCTACCCGTTCATTCGATTCCAAAGCGCATACGTTTAACGAAGAGGTATTCAGCGAAGGCGGAAGACAGAGGGCAGAGCGGATTATCGGCTGGATGGAGGGTCAGGGCGTTGATTTTAACGGATTGACAGTGCTGGATATCGGCGCGGCTTCGGGCGGATTCAGTGTGCCGTTTGCCGAGCGCGGGGCGAAGGTGACCGCCGTTGAGCCGAATGCGCTGCTGGCCGATTTGTTTGAAGCGAACAAAGCCCGGGTCAGTGAGGGAAAAGCGGAAATCGCTCTGGTACGCGAAGCCTTTGAGGATATTGATCTGGCGGCTAAGGGATGGGAGCAGGCGTTTGATCTTGTTTTTGTCTCGATGTGTCCGGCTGTGTCCGACTGGGCGGGCGCGGAGCGTGTGATCAGCTGTGCCAGACAATACTGCTATATCAGTACTTCAGCCGGCTCCAGGCGGCATAGTCTGCTGAATGAGGTGCTGCCGCTGTTTACAGGAGAGGCTGCGCCGCTTGCCGAAGCCTCCGAGATGGCCTATCTGCTAAACCTGCTCTATCTAAAGGACTACGCCTTTGAGTCGATTGTGACCAAGGAAATGAAGAGCGCGGAATATACTGTTGAAGCGGCCATTGACGAGGTGCTTCAGCTGCTGAAACATCACCGCCTGACAGACAGTGACGCTACCGGGAAAATCGTTTCTGACTATATGAACGCTACGTATCCCGAAGGAACAGTTACTGTACAGCAGGGCGGACGCTTCGGCAAGGTGCTGATCCGGCTGCGGGATGAGAATATGTACAGCAGAACTAAATAA
- a CDS encoding RrF2 family transcriptional regulator: MKYSKATNYALHTMLFLVAASPDKPVGVQQLAERQHVSPTYLSKILTKLVKAGLIQSVSGANGGYQLKQKKDDISFLDVIHAIEGTASLFDCTLNHSSECLIQQVMVEAENRMEDYLQNKKLSELAAKVTVDL; this comes from the coding sequence ATGAAGTACTCCAAAGCGACGAATTATGCGCTGCATACGATGCTTTTTCTGGTGGCTGCTTCTCCTGATAAGCCTGTGGGCGTGCAGCAGCTGGCTGAACGGCAGCATGTATCGCCGACGTATCTGTCGAAGATTCTGACCAAGCTGGTGAAGGCGGGGCTGATCCAGTCTGTATCCGGTGCGAACGGCGGGTATCAGCTTAAGCAGAAGAAGGATGATATTTCTTTTCTAGATGTGATCCATGCGATTGAGGGGACGGCGTCGCTGTTTGACTGTACGCTGAACCATTCCAGTGAATGCCTGATCCAGCAGGTGATGGTGGAGGCAGAGAACCGGATGGAAGACTATCTGCAGAACAAGAAGCTCTCTGAGCTTGCTGCAAAAGTAACGGTGGATTTATAA